A genomic region of Exiguobacterium sp. Helios contains the following coding sequences:
- a CDS encoding ankyrin repeat domain-containing protein yields MTKKSIQDYAFFGNIKKVKTCIERGDDLNTLDEEGSSALHWAVEEGYDEIVTLLLNNGADINQRDKDGLTPLHLALYEKQGEIAIQLIDRGAALDFDGDGFTALHFIAARSGNKRVLRRLLEDRTHVDWQTDSGEGHTPLHYAAQEGKTKKIRMLVEAGADVNRMEMNGFAPLHLATGEGHVKALQALLAAGADMEIENPLNENNTPLMLASQYGLTEITKLLLEHGADRQHPDAEGRTALDFAVKHRYPEIVALLQT; encoded by the coding sequence ATGACTAAAAAATCCATTCAAGATTATGCTTTTTTCGGAAATATCAAAAAGGTGAAGACCTGTATCGAGCGCGGAGATGATTTGAATACGCTCGATGAAGAAGGATCTTCCGCACTGCACTGGGCAGTCGAGGAAGGGTATGACGAAATCGTCACGCTGTTGCTTAATAATGGGGCGGATATCAACCAACGCGATAAGGATGGTCTGACACCGTTGCATCTCGCCTTGTATGAAAAGCAGGGTGAAATCGCAATCCAACTGATTGACCGCGGTGCTGCCCTTGATTTTGACGGGGACGGCTTTACGGCACTGCATTTTATCGCTGCCCGTTCCGGGAATAAACGGGTTCTCCGGCGATTACTGGAAGACCGGACACATGTGGATTGGCAGACAGATAGTGGAGAAGGGCATACGCCGCTGCATTATGCGGCTCAAGAAGGAAAGACAAAGAAAATTCGTATGCTGGTGGAAGCGGGAGCCGATGTCAACCGGATGGAAATGAACGGCTTTGCACCACTCCATTTGGCGACCGGGGAGGGGCATGTCAAAGCGCTACAGGCATTACTGGCAGCAGGAGCCGACATGGAAATCGAAAATCCGTTAAATGAGAACAATACCCCGTTGATGCTGGCGAGTCAGTACGGCTTAACCGAAATCACCAAATTATTGTTGGAGCATGGTGCAGATCGACAGCATCCAGACGCGGAAGGAAGAACGGCACTCGACTTTGCCGTCAAACACCGTTATCCGGAAATCGTAGCTTTATTACAAACTTAA